DNA sequence from the Vanrija pseudolonga chromosome 7, complete sequence genome:
GACGCCGTTCCTGGCGTTCAACACGCTCGGGcgcaagaaggaggccgacgcgacgccgcagctcgacgagctgcactCCGTCCTGCCGCTACTGGAGAAGTACGGCGCGGTGGACTGGGTgcgcggcctgctcgccgacgacgtcgtggcgCTCGTGCCGCATCTGCTTGCCGGCGAGATGAACCAGGCCAAGACGACcaagctgctgcagctggcgCACGGCACGCGCTCGCAGGATATCTGGCACGCGGCGATTGCCAACTTCCAGAAATGGCCCTGGGTCAACCCTTGGAAGATtagcgaggcggagcgcacCCAGCTCGGTAACAGCGTCTACGATATCCTCGTGGGCGTGTGGTGCAACTCTGAGCGCTttgacgaggacggcctGGTCCGCACACGTATCTTCTACCAGGGCGACAGGCCGCCCAAGCTCTACCGCGTCGCCACGCTCCCGCTCATGATTAACAGGCGCAAGCCGGCGGTGGCTtaggagggaggagggggtagTGGAGGGTGTTGTACCAGCAGATGAAGATGAAGGCAAGAGCACACAACCATACATGGCCCCACATACACCAGTTGCATATTGCTTGCCCGGGCGCTGGGGGTGTGCCAAAGAGCAGGGTGGCCGTCGACTGATAACTGACTCTCGACAATGGCCGCGCCACACGGCCCTAGTCGCCCCCACGCAGCCTCCACCCCTCACTCCAATGCATATGTGATGACACCCTACCCCCACACAACGGCCCTACGCATACCTGTGCTCTGCGTCCAGCGACGTGTCGATAGACAGTCGCCCGACCTTGTCGGCCAAGAGCGGCGAGAGGATCTCTgcacggcgcgggcgctTCGAGTCGCGGAACACGACGGCGGCTGGGAGTGTTAGCTCCGTCCTCCCAACCCCTGATGCAACTCACCATCGCCATCGTACCGCACATGGATATGCTCGAGGTCTTCAAACGGATACACCGCCTCGCTCCACGCCGcaatgtcgacgagcacgtcgtgcacctcgccgccaacctcggccgcgacgtaGCCCCCAGCCAGCAAGCTAGTCCAGCGGGGCAGCTGCCCGAGGATATGGTCCCAGATAGCGCCAGAGCGGAGCTGGTGTGCGAGCACGAGGCTCTCGAAgagctcctcctcttcctcccaCCGGGAGGCGATCGCCTCGCTGAGCGCGACCTTGGAAGTCAAGGCCGCGCGGAACGGGGGCCGGAACTGGTATTTCGTCaacagctcgagcgcggcgcagaaCTGCGAGAGCGACGGTTCAAAGTCGACAGCgagcgcgctcggcgtgccgaggtGGAACGTCCGGAAGAGGAACCACACGTCGTCGGACGCGTCGTCCACCCACAGCGTGAGCGGGGAGATGGCTGCGATGTCGGGGAATCCGGCTACAAGAGAGCGGAAGACGACGCTGGGGGCGTTAGCCTGGGGCAGGACGGTGGGCTCACCTCGCAGACCACAGGTGCGAGTACTGCACCTTGAAGCCCACGCCGTCGGTGCAGAGAACGAGGACGTTGCCTTCGTCCTCAAAGTCCTCGTGGAGCTTGtacgcgtcggcggctggcgcggctggcgacggggtggctgtggcggcgccaccctcactcgccgccggcgctggaCGCAGCGCGAAACCTGGTGTGCAGACCGGATACTGCAGACTTGacatgttgttgttgtgcgTGTGTGCAAGGTGACAGTGCAGAGATACGATGCTTTCAGAAATGTTGTGACACTGTGCGCCGCGTGTCAGCTGCTGCTTGCGTGCCGGCggaccgcctcgcgccacacGGCCTGTGCGCGCTCGGACTCGGACAATCGGGACGTAGTCGGCGGGCGTTGAGCGGCCCTGTAGAACGCCGAGTATGTAATGTGATTGAGACTGAACATATCCATTAAGTATGTACTATAGCGATAACCTGGCCATAGCCAGCCTTTTACAACTTCGCCTCCACGTCTGCTGCCTActtgcgcgagcgcgtcacgTCGGCCCAGATCCCCTTGGCCACCATGGCCAGCCCGTGGCGCGCCTCCCAGAGCGGGTACAGGCCGATCATGATCAACCCGCCGAAGAGCCACAGAAGCACGATGCACACCCACGCCGTGAATCCCTTCTCCGAGTAGATGTAGTGCGAGAAGAACTGGGGGAGTGGCACGGCGAAGATGAGGATGAACGTCAGCCCGATGGCCGCAAAGGAAGCGAGGCGGAACGCCTTGTGCAGTCCTGCGTCGTCCTCGTGCGTCGGGGTCGGCTGTgcctcgcggtcggcgaccGCCGAGACGTCCTTCTCGTCCTTGGGCATGGTGGccaccgcgtcgccgtgcaCAGACGACTTCTCGCTGCCCgggtcgctgctgtcgcccgccgcctcctggCGCTCGACCTTGCTGCCGGCCGAGTAGTTGATCGCGCGGGTGATGTCCCAGTCAAAGTTGGCGGGGCGGATGAGCGACCAGCCGACGGTCAcgatgccgccgatgccgatggcgaggaggttgccgGTGAGCATCTCGTAGTCGCCAAACGTGGTGTCGACGTTGATGACGCCGTTGTTGAGGCGCGCCGTGATGCCGAGCCAGCCCGCCACACCGGCGACGAACCCGAGCACAGCGCCCGCGATCGCGCCGGTGCCGTTCGCCTTCTTCCACGTAATACACAGCGCGATGGGGACGACGGCACTGCCAATCATAGTCCCCATCAGCTCGTACAGGTAGCCCATGCTGACGCCAATGTAGTGGAAGGCGGTCGCGATGGCGCCCATAAAGAGGGCGTACGCAAAGATGGACAGGTGCGAGACCCAGAGAATGTCCTTCTCGGTCGGGTTCTTCTTGATGTAGGTCCCGTACACGTCGTaggtgaggagggaggaCACGGCGATCTGCTCGGCCGAGCAAGCCGAGGTGACGGCcaggaagaggaggatgagCATGGCCGTGGCACCCGCCGTGCCCATGAGCGCGGCCGCTGCCTTGACCGCGGGCAGGCCTGCGCCCACCTCTGCCGGCGTCAGGGTAATGACGGGGTTGTCGCTGTGCGCCAAAACAACCGACGCCAATCCGAGCGATGTGGCGATGCCAAGCGGGATACCAAACCACGCGATGCCTCCCCACAAGAACGCCTTGACGCTCGTCTTCGGCTGCGACGCAATCGCTCGCTGCCAGTATGCTTGGTCGTTGAACACCGTTCCGAAGTTGCCCACGATGTTGAGAACGCCGAAGATCAATCCAGACTTGGAGCGGATCGTTAGGTAGGAGCCGCCGGCGTTGCCACTGATGGGgtggacctcggcggccttgtggAGCATTTGCCACATTTTCGCCGGGCT
Encoded proteins:
- the DUR3 gene encoding Urea active transporter, with amino-acid sequence MTTSILPQAAGYGVVIGMGLFFSALMILITQVQTRYTAHKASNAEEFNSASRSVPPGLIAAGIVSAWTWAATLLQSSATAYKFGISGPWWYAAGATIQVLLFAMIASKLKMHAPYCHTYLEIIRTRWGGIAHGVFLFFGLATNIIVSTMLILGGSATVAQLTGMNTIAACFLIPIGVSIYVVVGGMRATLIADYTHTLVLYCILIAFGLVVYATSPTIGSPAKMWQMLHKAAEVHPISGNAGGSYLTIRSKSGLIFGVLNIVGNFGTVFNDQAYWQRAIASQPKTSVKAFLWGGIAWFGIPLGIATSLGLASVVLAHSDNPVITLTPAEVGAGLPAVKAAAALMGTAGATAMLILLFLAVTSACSAEQIAVSSLLTYDVYGTYIKKNPTEKDILWVSHLSIFAYALFMGAIATAFHYIGVSMGYLYELMGTMIGSAVVPIALCITWKKANGTGAIAGAVLGFVAGVAGWLGITARLNNGVINVDTTFGDYEMLTGNLLAIGIGGIVTVGWSLIRPANFDWDITRAINYSAGSKVERQEAAGDSSDPGSEKSSVHGDAVATMPKDEKDVSAVADREAQPTPTHEDDAGLHKAFRLASFAAIGLTFILIFAVPLPQFFSHYIYSEKGFTAWVCIVLLWLFGGLIMIGLYPLWEARHGLAMVAKGIWADVTRSRK